A window of the Hordeum vulgare subsp. vulgare chromosome 5H, MorexV3_pseudomolecules_assembly, whole genome shotgun sequence genome harbors these coding sequences:
- the LOC123395008 gene encoding phytosulfokine receptor 2-like: MARCWLLLLLCAFLWPAVSATPCHHHDLHALRGFAEELGGGGALLRTAWSGASCCDWEGVGCDGATGRVTALRLPGHGLAGPIPGASLAGLVWLEELFLGSNSFVGVLPDELFGLARLRKLSLASNELTGELSPRLGELTRLTSLDLSDNRFSGRLPDVFDDLTSLEHLAAHSNDFSGFLPPSLASLSSLRELNLRNNSMSGPIARVSFSGMPFLSSVDFSTNHLTGWLPTSLAACGELRSLNLANNTLVGNIPSWMGEFDRLWYLDLSNNSFVGEVPRSLIRLMDLTTVGTSPGMALSNLPLYVNHNRRTLDEQPNTITGTNNTVRSGRNNTMSGNDNTVMSGDNNAVSGSFNTLVCGDNNVLTGDHHVVSGSNHIVTNSYNKVSGCTNNVSGSNHTVSGSNNTVSGSSNTVSGSNHIVSGSNKIVTGG, translated from the coding sequence ATGGCGAGGTGCTGGCTGCTGCTCCTCCTCTGTGCGTTCCTCTGGCCGGCGGTGAGCGCGACGCCGTGCCACCACCACGACCTCCACGCGCTGCGGGGCTTCGCCGAAGAGCTCGGCGGCGGGGGAGCCCTGCTCCGCACCGCATGGTCCGGCGCCTCGTGCTGCGACTGGGAAGGCGTGGGCTGCGACGGCGCCACCGGTCGCGTCACGGCGCTGCGGCTCCCCGGCCACGGCCTCGCCGGGCCTATCCCGGGAGCTTCTCTAGCGGGCCTCGTGTGGCTGGAGGAGCTCTTCCTCGGCTCCAACTCTTTCGTCGGCGTTCTccccgacgagctcttcggcctcGCCAGGCTAAGGAAGCTCTCACTCGCATCCAACGAGCTCACCGGCGAGCTGAGCCCACGCCTCGGCGAGCTCACACGCCTCACCTCGTTGGACTTGTCCGACAACCGCTTCTCCGGCCGCCTCCCGGACGTGTTCGACGACCTCACGTCGCTCGAGCATCTGGCGGCGCACTCCAACGACTTCTCCGGCTTCTTGCCGCCGTCTCTGGCATCACTATCTTCCCTCCGCGAGCTCAACCTCCGGAACAACTCCATGTCCGGTCCGATTGCTCGTGTCAGCTTCTCTGGCATGCCATTTCTTTCCTCCGTCGACTTCTCCACAAACCACCTGACCGGGTGGCTCCCGACTAGCCTCGCCGCCTGCGGCGAGCTCCGGTCGCTCAACCTTGCCAACAACACGTTGGTCGGCAACATCCCGTCGTGGATGGGTGAGTTTGACCGCCTCTGGTACTTGGATCTCTCCAACAACTCATTTGTTGGCGAGGTGCCCAGAAGTTTGATACGGCTCATGGACCTCACCACTGTGGGTACTTCACCGGGTATGGCTCTCAGTAACTTGCCATTGTATGTAAATCACAATAGAAGAACACTCGACGAGCAACCAAACACCATTACCGGGACCAACAACACCGTGAGATCTGGGCGCAACAACACCATGTCCGGGAATGACAACACTGTCATGTCCGGAGACAACAACGCTGTGTCTGGCAGCTTCAACACCCTCGTATGTGGGGACAACAATGTTCTAACTGGTGACCACCATGTCGTATCCGGGAGCAACCATATTGTGACTAACAGCTACAATAAAGTGTCTGGGTGCACCAATAATGTATCCGGGAGCAACCATACTGTATCCGGGAGCAACAATACCGTATCTGGGAGTAGCAATACGGTATCTGGGAGCAACCATATTGTCTCTGGGAGCAACAAAATCGTAACTGGAGGTTAG
- the LOC123399476 gene encoding phytosulfokine receptor 2-like gives MAKCWLLLLCLAFLLPAACATCHPDDLRALRGLARNLRGGGAVHLRTVWSGASCCDWEGVGCHGANGRVTVLRLPGHGLAGSIPGASLAGLARLEELFLSSNSFAGTLPDALFGLVGLRKLSLASNNLVGQLSSRLSDLKNLTLLDLSINRFSGQLPDNVFHNLKSMEHLAAHSNGFSGLLPPSLSSLSSLRELNLCNNSLSGPIARVNFSGMPLLSSVDFTSNYLSGSLPLSLADCGDLKSLSLANNRLVGTIPSWIGELDHLRLLDLSNNSLVGKVPKRLTRLKGLVATVGHSPGMVSTNMPLYVKGNRRILGQQPNVISGSRNTIRSGSNNVVSGNDNTILSGNDNVVTGSNNAVSGSGNVVTERNHVVYGSNNVVSGRNNVVTGSNNVVSGGNHVVSGNNKVVTGG, from the coding sequence ATGGCGAAATGCTGGCTGCTGCTGCTCTGCTTGGCGTTTCTCTTGCCAGCGGCGTGCGCGACCTGCCACCCCGACGACCTACGCGCGCTGCGGGGCTTGGCCCGGAACCTCAGAGGCGGTGGTGCCGTCCACCTCCGCACGGTGTGGTCTGGCGCCTCGTGCTGCGATTGGGAAGGTGTGGGCTGCCATGGCGCCAACGGCCGCGTCACCGTGCTGCGGCTCCCCGGCCATGGCCTCGCAGGGTCCATCCCAGGAGCCTCTCTCGCAGGCCTGGCGCGCTTGGAGGAGCTCTTCCTCAGCTCCAACTCTTTCGCCGGCACCCTTCCCGATGCGCTCTTCGGCCTCGTTGGGCTGCGGAAGCTCTCCCTCGCATCCAACAACCTCGTAGGTCAGCTGAGCTCGCGCCTCAGCGACCTCAAAAACCTCACCTTGTTGGATTTGTCCATCAACCGCTTCTCCGGCCAACTCCCAGACAACGTGTTCCACAACCTCAAGTCGATGGAGCATTTGGCTGCACACTCCAATGGCTTCTCAGGATTGCTGCCACCGTCCTTGTCATCCTTGTCATCTCTTCGTGAGCTCAATCTCTGCAATAACTCTTTGTCTGGTCCGATTGCTCGTGTCAACTTCTCCGGCATGCCACTTCTTTCTTCGGTTGACTTCACTTCAAACTACCTGAGTGGGTCGCTTCCACTTAGCCTCGCGGATTGTGGTGATCTCAAGTCACTCAGCCTTGCCAACAACAGATTGGTCGGCACCATCCCGTCGTGGATTGGTGAGCTTGACCACCTTCGCTTATTGGATCTCTCAAATAATTCATTGGTTGGCAAGGTACCTAAGCGTTTGACACGTCTCAAGGGCCTCGTCGCCACTGTGGGGCACTCACCGGGTATGGTTTCCACCAACATGCCATTGTATGTGAAGGGTAATAGACGCATACTCGGCCAACAACCAAATGTCATATCTGGGAGCCGCAACActatcagatctggaagcaacaaTGTTGTATCCGGGAATGACAACACAATTCTATCTGGGAACGACAATGTCGTAACTGGGAGCAACAATGCCGTATCTGGTAGCGGCAATGTCGTAACTGAGAGAAACCATGTTGTGTATGGGAGCAACAATGTTGTATCCGGGAGAAACAATGTTGTGACAGGGAGCAACAATGTTGTATCAGGGGGCAACCATGTCGTATCTGggaacaacaaagtagtaactggaggatag